Genomic DNA from Schizosaccharomyces pombe isolate MT1 mitochondrion, complete genome:
AATCTCAGCACATGGTATACTTATGATTTTTTTCTTCATTATTCCTGCTTTATTTGGTGCATTTGGTAATTATTTAGTACCTCTTATGATAGGTGCTCCAGATGTTGCTTACCCTAGAGTAAATAATTTCACATTCTGGTTACTACCTCCTGCTCTAATGCTATTATTAATTTCTGCATTAACAGAAGAAGGACCTGGTGGTGGTTGGACGGTTTTAAAGCCGCAGACAAAATTGTCTGAAAACTCTTCTCGATGCGAAAAAGTCCTCTACTCGGAAGTAATTACTCAGTTAATTTATTTTTTAACTAGTAAAAAGATTACTAACTTGGGGAAAATTCGCCTGGTTAAATCCATCAGAGACTCGTTTCTATCACAATTAGAAAATATTTTATGTTTCTTTTTGGTTTATAGAACAACATACTCTTTCGGAGTGTGTTTAATGAAGAGGTTCTTATTTAATAAATTTTTTAATAGACATCCTTTTACAAGGGTAAAAAGCTGTTTTTCATCATCTTCACCATCAAAATTCTCTTTTACTCAATGGTTAGTAGGATTTACTGATGGTGATGGTTGTTTTAGTATTTCAAAACAAAAAATAAAAAATGGCAAAAATAAATGGTCTCTTACTTTTAAATTAACACAAAATCTTTATAATTATAGAATTTTATATTTTATTAAGAGAAATTTAGGTATTGGTTCACTTTATAAAGAATCTTCAACTAATACAGTAATATATAGATTAAGAAGAAGAGAGCATCTTAAAAAGATTATAGATATTTTTGATCAATTCCCTCTTTTAACTAAAAAATATTGGGATTATTATTTGTTTAAAAAAGCATTCTTAATTTTAGAGGACGCTAATCTAAATTCTTTTGAAAAAAATAGTAAACTAGAAGAGATCAGAATAGAGAAAAAGTCTTTAAAACAATATTCTCCAGTTAATTTAGAAAAATATTTAACAAAGTCTTGGTTAATTGGATTTATTGAAGCAGAAGGGAGCTTTTATTTACTACAAAAAAGCCCTGTAAGAATAATTCATGGGTTTGAGATTACTCAAAATTATGAACAACCCCTACTTGCTCAGATTTCAGAGTTCCTATTTAATTCTCAAATCTCACCAAAAATAAAATCAAAAAAAAATTCCTTAATTACAAATTATTCCTTATCAACTAGTTCAAAAGAAAGAATGTTATTTCTTTCATCTTATTTTGAAAATTGTTTTAAAGGAGTAAAATCATTAGAATTTAAAATTTGGTCTAGATCTTTACGTAAAAATTATAATTTTGAACAGCTTTTAAGAGCTAGAGATTTAATTAGAAAATTAAAAAATAAATATTCCCGAGGATCACAACATCCAAAGGATAAATAAAATAAGTTCAAGGTATAGTCCGATCAAGATTGAGAAATCTTGTTAACTAAAATGATATCCACCACTATCAAGTATCACTTCTCATAGTGGTCCAGCTATTGATCTAGCTATTTTAAGTTTACAATTAACTGGTATTTCATCAACATTAGGATCAGTAAATTTAATAGCGACAATGATTAATATGAGAGCTCCAGGATTAAGTTTATATCAAATGCCATTATTTGCATGGGCTATAATGATTACATCAATTCTATTACTGCTTACTTTACCAGTTTTAGCAGGTGGATTATTTATGTTATTCTCAGATAGAAATTTAAATACTTCATTCTATGCTCCTGAAGGTGGTGGTGACCCTGTACTTTACCAACATTTATTCTGGTTCTTTGGTCATCCAGAGGTCAATTTAATAGGCCTCTTAACGTTGCTATATGCTGGAACTACTTGAAAAATACTAGATAAGTGTTTTTGTTTTAAATACTCCAAGAAAAACACCAGATTAGTGTTTATTTTTATAGTAAAAATGTTAAAACAATTAAGTATATCAGCAGGTAACCTTTTGAATAAGGGAACCTCAGAGACTTTACGCAACGAAATCACAACAAAAAAAGTTTCTATTCATCTCCCTAAACACTTAAAACCAGCTAATGATTCTCAATTTGGTCACTATTTAGCAGGTTTAATTGATGGTGATGGTCATTTTAGTAGTAAACAACAATTAATTATTGCTTTTCACTCTTTAGATATACAATTAGCTTATTATATTAAAAAACAAATAGGTTATGGTATTGTACGTAAAATTAAAGATAAAAATGCTATTCTTTTTATAATAGCTAACTCTAAAGGAATTGAAAGAGTAATAACTTTAATTAATAATAAATTTAGAACTACTAGTAAATATAATCAGATTATTAATAATATATTTGCTCATCCTAGATTTAAAGAATTTAGTAAAACTATTACTTTAGGTTTAAATTCAAATAATAATTTAAATAATCATTGGCTAGCTGGATTCTCAGATGCTGATGCTAGTTTTCAGATTAAAATTTTAAATAGGGACAAAAAAATAGAAGTTCGATTGAACTATCAAATAGATCAAAAAAAAGAGTATCTTTTGAGTTTAATTAAAGATAATTTAGGTGGTAATATAGGCTATCGAAAAAGTCAAGATACTTATTATTATGGTTCTACTAGTTTTGGTTCAGCTAAAAAAGTTATTAATTATTTTGATAATTATCATTTGCTATCTTCTAAATATATTAGCTATTTAAAATGAAGAAAAGCTTATCTTATTATTCAAGAAAATAAACATTTAACAGAATCAGGACTTTCTCAAATAAAAAAACCTCATCCCTATCGGAAGAATATTAATTAGATTTGTTGAGATTTAAAATAAAGTCCTAACAAGGGTATAAAGCTTTTGAGTGTTAAAAAGAATAAATCACCTTTTGGGTGATTTTTTTTCATTAACCAAAATTTATTGTTATATTTTAATTATGCCAGCTTTCGGTGTTGTTAGTCACATTATTCCTAGTTTAGCTCATAAACCTATTTTCGGTAAAGAAGGTATGCTTTGGGCTATGTTAAGTATTGCTTTATTAGGATTAATGGTATGGTCTCATCACTTATTCACAGTTGGTTTAGATGTTGATACTAGAGCTTATTTCAGTGCTGCAACTATGGTTATTGCAATTCCAACAGGTATTAAAATCTTCAGTTGGTTAGCTACTTTAACAGGTGGTGCAATACAATGGTCAAGAGTACCTATGTTATATGCTATTGGTTTCTTAATCTTATTCACAATTGGTGGATTAACAGGTGTTATATTAAGTAATTCAGTATTAGATATCGCTTTCCATGATACTTATTTCGTTGTAGCTCACTTCCATTACGTTCTGTCAATGGGTGCATTATTTGGTCTTTGTGGTGCATACTACTATTGGAGTCCAAAAATGTTTGGATTAATGTACAATGAAACTCTAGCTTCAATCCAATTCTGGATTTTATTCATAGGTGTTAATATTGTATTCGGTCCTCAACATTTCTTAGGATTAAATGGTATGCCTAGAAGAATACCAGATTATCCAGATGCATTTGTGGGATGGAATTTTGTATCAAGTATTGGTTCAGTAATTTCTATTCTTTCATTATTCCTATTTATGTATGTTATGTATGATCAATTTACATCAAATAGAGTGGTTAAAACAAATCCTTATTTAATCCCTAGCTATTTTGATGATAATGTAATCTTCGTAAATGAAAAATTAGGGGTAGCTCAATCAATAGAATGGTTACTACATTCACCAGTACACGAACACGCATTTAATACATTACCTACAAAAAGTATTTAATTTAAAATCTTAACCCCCCTTTTATTTTATAAACTTTATTCCAATTTAAAAATTGGAGAGGGAGATTGAAGGATAATTTAGCTATCCTATTCAAAATTGTATCTTTATAATTTTTTTATTCCTTATATGTGAGAGAACACTATTGAGATAAACTAATTTAGCTTAAACATGAATCTTTCTACTAAATTTCAAGGACATCCTTATCATATTGTAAGTGCGTCACCTTGGCCATTTTTCTTATCTGTAGTATTATTCTTTAACTGTTTAGCAGCTACATTATATTTACATGGATACAAACATTCATCAGTATTCTTTGGAATCAGTTTCTTAGGTTTATTAGCAACTATGTATTTATGGTTTAGAGATATGTCAACTGAAGCTAATATTCATGGTGCACATACAAAAGCAGTAACAAAAGGATTAAAAATAGGATTTATGTTATTCCTAATTTCTGAAACTTTCTTATTTGCTTCTATTTTCTGGGCTTTCTTCCATAGTTCATTATCACCTACTTTTGAATTAGGTGCAGTATGGCCACCAGTAGGAATAGCAGATAAAACAATAGATCCATTAGAAGTCCCTCTATTAAATACAGTAATTTTATTAACTTCTGGTGCTAGTTTAACTTATGCTCATTATTCATTAATTGCTAGAAATAGAGAAAATGCTTTAAAAGGTTTATATATGACTATCGCTTTATCATTCTTATTCTTAGGAGGTCAAGCTTATGAATACTGGAATGCTCCATTCACTATTTCAGATTCTGTTTATGGTGCTAGTTTCTATTTTGCTACTGGTCTTCATGGTATTCATATTATTGTTGGTACAATTCTACTTCTTGTTGCTACTTATAATATTTATACTTACCACTTAACTAATACTCATCATAATGGATTTGAATGTGGTATTTATTATTGGCATTTCTGTGATGTTGTTTGGTTATTCCTTTATTTAACTATTTATATTTGGGGTAGCTAAGGCTTACTTCAATTTTTCCCCCCTTTTTATATCTTATTTCTCTAAAATAGTCTGTATAGCTCAATGGTAGAGCATCTCACTTCTAATGAGTCGATCTAAGTTCGATTCTTAGTACAGATTCCACACCTAGAAGGTGTGTATTTTTTTTTTAGCTAATTTAACTCAATTGGTAGAGTGCGTACCTTGTAAGTACGAAGTTAGAGGTTCAATTCCTCTAATTAGCAATCCCTTTCCCATATTTTTGGTATAAGAGGATCTCAGATAGTATCTAACCTATCTTATCTTTTATTATCCAATATCCTTTTAATAAGATTTGGATCTTTTTTCCCAATTCCTTCAAATTTTTGACTATTTATCGATAATGATTGTTCAATTTAGAAGGGATAATTTCAAATTTAATTTTTATGAAAATTTTAAAATCTAATCCTTTTTTAGCTTTGGCTAATAATTATATGATTGATGCTCCTGAACCTTCAAATATTTCATACTTCTGGAATTTTGGTTCTCTTTTAGCTTGTGTATTAGTTATTCAAATTGTAACTGGTATACTTTTAGCTTGTTTTTATATTCCTAATATGGATTTAGCTTTCCTTTCAGTTGAAAGAATTGTTAGAGATGTAAATTATGGTTTCTTATTAAGAGCTTTCCATGCAAATGGTGCTAGTTTCTTCTTTATCTTCTTATACTTACACATAGGTAGAGGTTTATATTATGGTTCTTATAAATATCCAAGAACAATGACATGGAATATTGGTGTTATTATCTTCTTATTAACTATTATTACTGCCTTTTTAGGTTACTGTTTACCAGCTAATCAAATGTCATTCTGGGGTGCAACTGTTATTACTAATTTATTATCAGCTGTTCCTTTCATTGGTGATGATTTAGTTCATCTATTATGGGGTGGATTTAGTGTATCTAATCCTACTTTAAATAGATTCTTCTCACTTCACTATTTAATGCCTTTTGTTATTGCTGCTTTATCAGTAATGCATTTAATTGCTCTACATACTAATGGTTCATCAAATCCATTAGGTGTAACAGCTAATATGGACAGAATCCCAATGAACCCGTATTATCTGATAAAATTGCGCCGTTGTGGTATATATGTGTACCCTCATAGAGAAAGGGATATCTTGTGTGTAAAGATATGAACAATACACTTAGGTAGCTGGGGAAACCCAATGCCGAACAGAGCATGTGTACAGAAGGTCCTTCCTGTAACGAAACAGATAAGTTCAGATGGATCAGTTCAAATAGATACGGTTAGAGCTGTATTGCCCGAATTCCAATTCCCATCTCACCCTCAGATAGGTGATTGTCTTAGCTGAATAGAGACATTCTTCTCTAGATCTTTGGTTGGCTTTTATGACCAAGGATACACACCAGGAGAAGAGAGTTGTACCAATAGTACAATTAAGGGAATGAGTGGAAAACCTACGTCTATCAACTCAAACATATATACAACTACGGGTCCCGCTAAGGTCAGTAATGACTATGCGGTCAGAGATCCTGGAGTAGCTGTTGATCATTTTGATCAATACGGTCCTTTGAAAGAGGGAAGAAGTTTGAACTCTGCAAAGATTTCAACACAGTGAAGTGGATCAGCTACATTAAAGTCTTCCAATAGATCAATATTTAATATTGGTTTAGGATACATTAATACTTTTTTAGGGGTATCTAATGTAAGAGGATTTAGTACAGGATCAGGACGATCAAAAAATGTACTAAATAAACTAGACGATTTATCTAAACGATCAAAAAATTATCCTAATCTTGTAATTGATAGAAATCTCTACAAAGATTTCCTATTAAATCGAGATATGTTCCTTATTGCTTATAATAAATTAAAATCTAATCCTGGTATGATGACTCCTGGTCTTAAACCGGATACTTTAGATGGAATGTCTATAGATGTTATTGATAAAATTATCCAAAGCCTTAAATCTGAAGAATTTAACTTCACTCCTGGTAGACGTATCTTAATTGATAAAGCCAGTGGTGGAAAAAGACCATTAACAATTGGTAGTCCTCGAGACAAATTAGTTCAAGAAATTCTTAGAATAGTCCTTGAGGCTATCTATGAACCATTATTTAATACTGCTTCTCATGGATTTAGACCAGGTCGAAGTTGTCATTCTGCTCTTAGATCTATTTTCACTAATTTTAAAGGTTGTACTTGGTGGATTGAAGGAGATATTAAAGCTTGTTTTGATTCTATCCCTCATGATAAATTAATTGCTCTATTATCTTCTAAAATTAAAGATCAACGATTTATTCAATTAATTCGTAAAGCTTTAAATGCTGGATATCTAACTGAAAATAGATATAAATACGATATTGTTGGAACTCCTCAAGGTTCTATAGTTAGTCCTATCTTAGCAAATATCTACCTTCATCAATTGGATGAATTTATTGAAAACCTAAAATCAGAATTTGATTACAAAGGTCCAATAGCTCGTAAAAGAACTTCTGAATCTAGACATCTTCATTATCTAATGGCAAAAGCCAAAAGAGAAAATGCTGATTCAAAAACAATTAGAAAAATAGCGATTGAAATGCGTAATGTTCCTAATAAGATACATGGTATTCAATCTAATAAACTAATGTATGTTCGATACGCTGATGATTGGATAGTTGCAGTTAATGGAAGTTATACTCAAACTAAAGAGATTTTAGCTAAAATTACCTGTTTCTGTTCATCAATTGGACTAACAGTATCTCCAACTAAGACTAAAATAACTAATTCATATACGGATAAAATACTTTTCCTTGGTACTAATATTAGCCATTCTAAAAATGTTACCTTTAGTAGACATTTTGGTATACTTCAAAGAAATTCTGGGTTTATTTTACTTTCTGCTCCTATGGATCGAATTGCAAAAAAACTTAGAGAAACTGGACTTATGCTTAATCATAAAGGTAGATCTGTTATTAGATGGTTACCTCTTGATGTACGACAAATTATTGGTTTAGCGAATTCTATTATTAGAGGTTACGATAATTATTATTCTTTTGTTCATAATAGAGGAAGATTTGCTACTTACGTTTACTTCATAATTAAAGACTGTGTTCTTCGAACATTAGCTCATAAATTATCATTAGGTACTAGAATGAAAGTAATTAAAAAATTTGGTCCTGACCTTTCTATCTATGATTACAACTCTAGAGATGAAAATAATAAACCAAAATTAATTACCCAATTATTTAAACCTTCTTGGAAAGTTAATGTTTGGGGATTTAAATCTGACAAAGTTAAATTGAACATTAGAACACTTTATGCTTCTCACTTATCAATGGCTAACTTAGAAAATCTACAGTGTGCTGCTTGTCAAAGTACTTATAAAGTGGAAATGCATCATGTTAGACAGATGAAAAATCTTAAACCAATCAAAGGTACTTTAGATTACTTAATGGCAAAAGCAAATAGAAAACAAATTCCATTATGTAGATCTTGTCACATGAAACTTCATGCTAATAAGTTAACTCTTAATGAGGATAAAAAAGTTTAGATATCTTAAATGTAGTGGAGAGCCGTATAATTACGAAAGTATCCCGTACGGTTCGGTGACGAGCCGTGTCAACCCTGCAAAGGGAATGCGTCTTAGTTCAATGATTTGATAACAATATTTATCTTCTTAATCGGTATAAATTATATGGCATTCTATAATCCATATGGATTTATGGAACCAGATTGTGCTTTACCAGCGGATCCTCTAAAAACTCCAATGTCTATTGTTCCAGAATGGTATTTATTACCTTTCTATGCTATTTTAAGAGCTATACCTAACTTCCAATTAGGAGTTATAGCAATGTTATTATCAATCTTAGTATTACTATTATTACCATTATTAGATTTCTCAGCTATTAGAGGTAATAGTTTTAACCCATTTGGTAAATTCTTCTTCTGGACATTTGTTGCCGATTTTGTAATTCTTGCATGGATTGGTGGATCACATCCAGAAAACGTCTTTATCACAATTGGTGCTATTGCTACAATCTTCTATTTTAGCTACTTCTTTATTTTAATACCAGTATATACTATATTAGGTAATACATTAATTGATTTAAATTTAAGCTCAATTAAACGATAATCTCTTCCCCCTTTACACTATATAAAAATATCTTATTTAAACAGTATAATATTTAATAAAAAGCTCATCAAAAGGTATGAATAAAAGTTTTTTACATAGATTAGGTAATAAAACATTCTTTGGGTGTTAGTAGTGATTAGAAGAAGTTGATCTTTTAGGGATTTATTTTTATCAGAATTTTTACGGTCAATTTTTATCTAATTAAATGTGAATAAGTTTGCGATTTAATGTAATTGGTTAACATCTCTGACTCATGATCAGTGTATTAAGGTTCAAGTCCTTAGGTCGCACTTTATGCTCTGATAACTTAACGGTTAAAGTGCAGTATTGAAGCTGCTGAGATATTGGTTCGATTCCATTTCAGAGCAAATAAAAGAATCTGTAGCTTAAAGTAAAGTATCGCCTTGTCACGGTGATGGATGCCCACTCGTACTGGGTCAGATTCGTTTAAGCAGATATAAGTCAATTGGCAGACCTTCTGATTTCCACTTAGATTATGTTCGTTCGAATCGGACTATCTGCATTAAATAAGCCTAAATGCTGGAATTTGGTAGACAGAACAAACTTAAGATTTGTCGCTTTCGAGCGTGTTGGTTCGAGTCCAACTTTAGGTATAACTAAAAAAAAAAAAGAGTATAGTTTAATTGGTAAAACTTCTGATTCCAAATTAGACATTGTTCGTTCAAGTCGGACTGCTCTTGATTTTTTATTCTTTGATCTGTTAGGGAAGTATGCAGATGTGATGAAATTGGTAAACATGTTTACCTTAGGAGTAAAATCTTGAAGGTTCGAATCCTTCCATCTGTAGGATAAAAAATCTCTAAAAGATTTTTCTTAGTTAAAATCTTAATTGATTACTAAAAATACTCTACAAAATTTTTATATTTTTTTAAATGTTTATTACAAGTCCTTTAGAACAATTCGAATTAAATAATTATTTCGGTTTCTATCTTTTTAATTACCATTTTGATTTCTCTAATTTTGGTTTCTATTTAGGTTTAAGTGCATTAATTGCTATTTCATTAGCAATAATAAATTTAACACCATATGGATCAGGAGCTAAAATAGTACCTCAAAAATTTGGTATAGCAATGGAAGCTATTTATTTTACTATGTTAAATTTAGTTGAAAATCAAATTCATAGTTCAAAAACTGTATCAGGACAAAGCTATTTCCCATTCATTTGGAGTTTATTTGTTTTAATCTTATTTTCTAATTTCTTAGGATTAATTCCTTATGGTTATGCTACTACTGCTCAATTAATCTTTACTTTAGGTTTAAGTATTTCTATTTTAATTGGTGCTACTATTTTAGGATTACAACAACATAAAGCTAAATTCTTTGGATTATTCTTACCTTCTGGTACTCCTACTCCTTTAATTCCTCTTTTAGTTTTAATTGAATTCGTTTCTTATATTGCTAGAGGTTTAAGTTTAGGTATTCGATTAGGTGCTAATATTATAGCAGGTCATTTAACAATGTCAATTTTAGGAGGTTTAATCTTTACTTTCATGGGATTAAATCTTATTACTTTTATTATTGGTTTCTTACCTATTACAGTTTTAGTCGCTATCTCTTTATTAGAATTTGGTATTGCTTTTATTCAAGCTTATGTATTCGCTATTTTAACTTGTGGATTCATTAATGATAGTTTAAACCTTCACTAATTTTCTCCCCCTATTTTTATGGTGATTGTAATTCAATGGTAGAATGCTTATTTGTGGCATAAGAAGTTCTTGGTTCGATTCCAAGTAATCACCCAATCAAAATTATATAACTCTCTTTAAAAAGTGTTTAACGGATAGAAACATGTATTGGTTCATGTACTTGCTTTGGGTGTGAGAATTTGTTAGTTCGAATCTAACCTATCCGATAATAAGTGATTGGGTTGTTGACTAATAGGTAAGTCCCTGAAATTTGACTTCAGTCTATGTAAGTTCGAATCTTACCATCCCATTACTTAAACATCTTTAAGATGTTCCTAAACCATCCAAAAAAAAAACACTTTATTAGTGGGATGGTCTCTTTTTTATTTAAGTATTTCCAAAATCAATTAGGAACCAATTAGGGTTTCTTAAATTTCTAATCAAAATGCAAAAAAATAATTTAAAAAATTTAATTACTACTATTGTAACTAATGCTTTTTTTAATCAAAAAGCTAATTTTTCAATACCTCTTAAAGGTGTTATTGGAGAAAAAAGACCATCAATCTTAATAGGAAATATTAATATAAATTTTAAAAGTGATTCTTTAATTGAAGTATCTTTCCCTTATTATCCTTTACTTAATAAAAATTATCCAAATCCTTCAATTATAAGTAATATTATACAAAAAGCTCTTTCAAATCATCTTTTATATTCATCTAAAAATTACTCTTTTATTGTTAATATTAGAGCTCTTCCTATTTCAACTCCTTATGGAAGTAGTTTAATCTTTTCAAAATATATAGCAATAATAATAGGATCAAATCCAAAAATAGCTTCTACATTATGGATAGATCCTAAACGATTTATTAATTTACCCAAATTACAAAGTGATTCTATATTTAAAATTTTAGGATTAAATGTACCAAAAGGATGGAAAGGTATTCATATCTCATTAAATTTAATTAAATGAAATAGTCTATCATCAAGAGGACGAATAACTAATATAATTAAAGGTAGTGTACCATTAACAAATAATTCTAATGGATATGATGAAAGTTCTTTAGCTATTTATTCTAAAATGGGTACTATTCAAATTAAGGTTAGATTGTCTTATTCTTCAAATCTTTAATTGTTTCCCCCTTCAATCATTTAAAGTTCTTTAACTTAAAAGGTCAGAGTGCAGACTTGATAAGTCTGTGGTATTGGTTCGATTCCAATAAGAACTAGCCAAATAAATTAATCCATTACAATATAATTAATACCCTTTAAAAGTTGTATGGAATTTTTCAATGAAGTAAAATAACTCCCAAATCTTTATTTTTCTTTAAACCTTTAGTAACTATCAATTTAAAAGTGAAAAAGATAAAAAATAAAGAAACCCTATAGGGTTACTCAAATCATTAATATGCCACAATTAGTACCATTCTATTTTATTAATATTTTATCTTTTGGTTTTTTAATCTTTACTGTTTTATTATATATTTCATCAGTATATGTATTACCAAGATATAATGAATTATTTATCTCAAGATCTATTATAAGTTCTTTATAATTTAACCCCTCCAAAAGTATTGATAATGTTCAGTGGTCTGAAATTGAATTTGCAAAATTTGATATATGAGTTCAATTCTCATCATTATCTTTTACCATATTTATTAGGAGAATAGCTTAATTGGTAGAGCACTTACCTTACAAGTAAGATTATAAGGGTTCAAATCCCTTTTCTCCTATTTCATCTCTAAAAAAAAGGGGAGAATTCTTATGTTGGTTTTAAGAGGTGAGTTGTAGCCTCATTAGGTCAATCCTATCGCAGGTTCGATTCCTGCTCTCCTCATTACTCAAAAGGGAGTAAAATCCCCTCTCTCATCTTTTTTAGTTTTAATTAATAATAAAATGGCATCCATAACTAATTTAGTATTGTAAAAGGGAAAATATTTTCTTAATATTTATTGCACTTTTAGCTTAATTGGTTAGAGTAACAATCTTCGAAATTGTTAGTATAGGTTCAAATCCTATAAAGTGTTAATGAGGTAAGGATTATAGCTTAACGGTTAAAGCAGAGAGCTCATAACTCTTGTATATTGGTTCGATTCCAGTTTGTCCTAATTTATTTTTCCTCTTTAATTGGAAGGGTGTCCGAGTGGTTTAAGGAGCGATATTTGAGCTATTGTGATTTATTCATCGCAGGTTCGAATCCTGCCCCTTTCGAAAGTCTACAGATAAAAAAAATCACATTTCTTTTTGTTAGAATAGTAAACTCTAGCTGTAGAGAGTTAAATTCATCTAAATTTTAAAATATGATACAAGCTGCAAAATACATTGGTGCTGGTTTAGCTACAATTGGTGTTAGTGGTGCTGGTGTTGGTATTGGATTAATCTTCAGTAACTTAATCTCAGGTACTTCAAGAAACCCATCAGTTCGACCTCACTTATTCTCAATGGCTATCCTAGGATTCGCCTTAACAGAAGCTACAGGTTTATTCTGTTTAATGTTAGCGTTCTTAATTATCTACGCTGCTTAATTTCCCCCTTTAAAAAAGAGAATACTGGGGATTTAATTTAATTGGTTAGAATATTGTGTTTGCACCACAAAAATCTGGTTTCGAGTACCAGAATCTCCATTTTCCCCCTCCAAAACATTTTATTTGAATGTTTTTAAACTAGAATCTGTTTGAAGAGAATTTGAATAATTCTTTGGAAAGTTTGGATCACTCATAACATTAGAATAGTATTTGTTTAAAGTGGTTAATAAAAAAGAAACCCAAGAGGGTAAGTCTACTAATATTAAAGAAAGAAGAATTCAGAATTAAATTCTGAAAGTGTTAAAATAGTAGTTCATTTTTAATTTTTAGTAATTTCAAATATAACAGAATCCATCTTATAAGATTCCTAGTTGGCTCTATTGTCTAATGGTTAAGACCTTACATCTTCATTGTAAATATCTTGGTTCGATTCCAAGTAGGGCTACTTAAATAATAATTTTGAAACTATTACTTTTCGGATATTATCTTATTTGTTCTCAATTTATTATTATTAACTCAATGTGCTCTCTATGTTATTTTTTAACTCTATATTAAATGATGCCCCTTCT
This window encodes:
- the cox1 gene encoding cytochrome oxidase subunit 1 encodes the protein MNSWWTYVNRWIFSTNAKDIAILYLLFGLVSGIIGSVFSFIIRMELSAPGSQFLSGNGQLYNVAISAHGILMIFFFIIPALFGAFGNYLVPLMIGAPDVAYPRVNNFTFWLLPPALMLLLISALTEEGPGGGWTVYPPLSSITSHSGPAIDLAILSLQLTGISSTLGSVNLIATMINMRAPGLSLYQMPLFAWAIMITSILLLLTLPVLAGGLFMLFSDRNLNTSFYAPEGGGDPVLYQHLFWFFGHPEVYILIMPAFGVVSHIIPSLAHKPIFGKEGMLWAMLSIALLGLMVWSHHLFTVGLDVDTRAYFSAATMVIAIPTGIKIFSWLATLTGGAIQWSRVPMLYAIGFLILFTIGGLTGVILSNSVLDIAFHDTYFVVAHFHYVLSMGALFGLCGAYYYWSPKMFGLMYNETLASIQFWILFIGVNIVFGPQHFLGLNGMPRRIPDYPDAFVGWNFVSSIGSVISILSLFLFMYVMYDQFTSNRVVKTNPYLIPSYFDDNVIFVNEKLGVAQSIEWLLHSPVHEHAFNTLPTKSI
- the cox1-I1b gene encoding LAGLIDADG endonuclease domain-containing protein (intron-encoded protein), which translates into the protein LKPQTKLSENSSRCEKVLYSEVITQLIYFLTSKKITNLGKIRLVKSIRDSFLSQLENILCFFLVYRTTYSFGVCLMKRFLFNKFFNRHPFTRVKSCFSSSSPSKFSFTQWLVGFTDGDGCFSISKQKIKNGKNKWSLTFKLTQNLYNYRILYFIKRNLGIGSLYKESSTNTVIYRLRRREHLKKIIDIFDQFPLLTKKYWDYYLFKKAFLILEDANLNSFEKNSKLEEIRIEKKSLKQYSPVNLEKYLTKSWLIGFIEAEGSFYLLQKSPVRIIHGFEITQNYEQPLLAQISEFLFNSQISPKIKSKKNSLITNYSLSTSSKERMLFLSSYFENCFKGVKSLEFKIWSRSLRKNYNFEQLLRARDLIRKLKNKYSRGSQHPKDK
- the cox1-I2b gene encoding LAGLIDADG endonuclease domain-containing protein (intron-encoded protein), giving the protein NLIGLLTLLYAGTTWKILDKCFCFKYSKKNTRLVFIFIVKMLKQLSISAGNLLNKGTSETLRNEITTKKVSIHLPKHLKPANDSQFGHYLAGLIDGDGHFSSKQQLIIAFHSLDIQLAYYIKKQIGYGIVRKIKDKNAILFIIANSKGIERVITLINNKFRTTSKYNQIINNIFAHPRFKEFSKTITLGLNSNNNLNNHWLAGFSDADASFQIKILNRDKKIEVRLNYQIDQKKEYLLSLIKDNLGGNIGYRKSQDTYYYGSTSFGSAKKVINYFDNYHLLSSKYISYLKWRKAYLIIQENKHLTESGLSQIKKPHPYRKNIN
- the cox3 gene encoding cytochrome oxidase subunit 3 codes for the protein MNLSTKFQGHPYHIVSASPWPFFLSVVLFFNCLAATLYLHGYKHSSVFFGISFLGLLATMYLWFRDMSTEANIHGAHTKAVTKGLKIGFMLFLISETFLFASIFWAFFHSSLSPTFELGAVWPPVGIADKTIDPLEVPLLNTVILLTSGASLTYAHYSLIARNRENALKGLYMTIALSFLFLGGQAYEYWNAPFTISDSVYGASFYFATGLHGIHIIVGTILLLVATYNIYTYHLTNTHHNGFECGIYYWHFCDVVWLFLYLTIYIWGS
- the cob gene encoding apocytochrome b, with the protein product MKILKSNPFLALANNYMIDAPEPSNISYFWNFGSLLACVLVIQIVTGILLACFYIPNMDLAFLSVERIVRDVNYGFLLRAFHANGASFFFIFLYLHIGRGLYYGSYKYPRTMTWNIGVIIFLLTIITAFLGYCLPANQMSFWGATVITNLLSAVPFIGDDLVHLLWGGFSVSNPTLNRFFSLHYLMPFVIAALSVMHLIALHTNGSSNPLGVTANMDRIPMNPYYLIKDLITIFIFLIGINYMAFYNPYGFMEPDCALPADPLKTPMSIVPEWYLLPFYAILRAIPNFQLGVIAMLLSILVLLLLPLLDFSAIRGNSFNPFGKFFFWTFVADFVILAWIGGSHPENVFITIGAIATIFYFSYFFILIPVYTILGNTLIDLNLSSIKR